The region attagttcGCGTATGTATAAAAAGGGCAGATTTGGGCATTTGAtgagtaatattagttaggaaattcatttgtatctttttATGTCCATTggtcattgatatataaacatttgtgatttataaaggggttttaatctacaataaatgtataagcagaaacaacatttatcgtttagtagttactagttcccttaatcgttcgtttatgttttatgttgtaatttgtatATTGAAGAGGAAGAAGGAGGAATTTCTtttaccattaagagatcctaagatctgcttcaggtggtagtcagacagggccaaatcttcatttacgagttcagtattttccattgcgtacattcatttttacacccgcctggagtagcatcttggtaaAGAGACCAGGTGTATCTTTACTAGTGGTTACTGGTATTTTAGGTACTTAACCTATGCACGGCTCTTTTTAAAATAATACCTCGATGTACTCTTAGTTTCGAGCCGCGCACGTCTACTTTCATGCACAACAGCTGATTCGCAGCAAATAATAACCTATAGCTATGAtcgtgcagtcaaatagtctatgcattggctagaagtgcgagttaataaaatacgtaGAATTAaagataaaagttaaatgaataatttaacaaATAGGGTTCCATACTAATATCTGTAGTTGATATAGACGACAGTGAATTATGTTCAATAACGCTTTTAATGAAAGAACATCTCACATAAACGGGAATTGagcctacgatattcagttaaaataccgtTATCAAATTTGGTAtagttacgttgagagcgttatgagattggtagcaaaatccccaaactaaatagtcatcaaagatattCGAAAACAAAGTCCATTTCGTAATCATAATAcacaaaatattcaccagctcaaaacagttcacagTTCAACACGATGATATACAAACCAACCATAGTACGGTAGCAGCCATTCGCCACCCACATCTCCATGATCGAATACCAGTCGTTAGCCTCCTCCCAGAATCGCTTCCTTGAGCTCTAtatcagtctccacttgactcccatagCGCTCCAtacctgtctgcttttccattggccatCCTCACCAAAAATACATCATTCTTAAGCTCTAGAAACATGATTTGACTCAACATGACTACTTCTTGGCCTACACTACTATATTAcagcaatatttaaataaaaaatgttataaacattcagtaacactcagaccattcacaataaatttatttataaaagtttgTCCATAAAAGGATAAGCCAATATTCTTGCGCAAGTGTGCTCACTATAAACGCCAAAAGattgtcgttaaatattgtttagGCACCTATTTTCGCCTCCTTGTAAGAAGCATCTTTTGTCACTCTTTTACAAAGGCAATGTCAGCTAACACATACGACTGCCTACTTTTTAAACTACCATGACCTTATATAAATtgtaatcaatatttaaataaagttgctgGTAAAACAGTAAACTGTTAATTAACTAAAATGTGAGGTATTCATACTGTATTCATTTAATTTGTAATTGTGGCAAAACGACGTTCTGACGAACATTTGCataataaaaacatataaaaaatgtaataaatcaagAGATAAAATAGATTCAGATATGTAGCTTTCAGAGGTGACAGCTATAGTGGCATGCTGTCACCTGAGATATCggatgttgaaatcgcatgaagtatTTAAAAGCTGTTTATTCAgaagttcattgtgaaaatgtttattcgctgCTAAATATTAACTTGTGTGGTTACAAAGATAtcgaaatattgttgtgtcattggatgcacTTCATTTTTCTGAGCTGGCAGGCgttttcagatttgctttaaaacTTGACTGTAAATTATTATAGATTCTCAAAGAGCTATAAGAAACCATTTTTGAGGTTGCTTAACACTCCGCCAGCTTTGGAGCGTTGTCTCCCGCACAAAGGCCGTGCTAGCAACAGTCGTTCAAATTTCCAGCTTTGGGATTCACCCATTTCCGGCGACGCTGATCGTCTCTGCACCCGGCTGGACTGTACCGGCTGCTGCATGTCGCCCAGCTGCATTGCTTTGGTTGGGTCGGCCACGTCACGCCCTGAGCCTTCAGCGCCCACGAGCAAATTCACCTCACATCCCAGCAACTCAAGGAAGCCAATTCGCTCGTCTACATACGCCTAACGCTACAATCTGTACTCCTAAATGTGGAGCGGGCTTATGAGACCTGGCCCTTTATAGAACTTCAGTTGTTTTCAGCCAAATATTAGATGAGTTCATATTGGGGCTGTGTGAGCCGAAAAATTTGGTCAGAACCAGGGGGACGGATAGACTGGGCCATTTTTTGATTTGAATCTCAGACAATAGGTTGCAGAGAAAATTTTTAAGGCGTTGTGTTTGAAGGTGAACTGTGTCTCTGTTCACAGTGAAAACTAGATGGTTGTTCGAAATGAAAAGTGTGCCTACATCGCGGTCGGTAAGAGATGATGATATTAGATGGGCGTTGTTAGAGAGTGTCGTAATGTTACCGAGTTTGATAGAGTAATAGCGAGCTCTTCCAGTGTACGTGAGTTTTGTTACCTCGCTGTTGGCTGTTACATGAAGGTGACGAACTACAATGTTGTGTACCAAGCAAGAGTTATGCAAGAGAGCCTGTCAAGCGCAGAATACATCGCTTCCACCTTGTACTGGCAGGCATGGAAGTCTTTCTGCCGCCAGGCGCCAAAACGCGGCGCGCCGTGGACACTCAGTTACGAGCCAGCAGGTAGACTGTTCAGTTCAGTGCTTGCAGCCCGCTCAGTCAGCACTGTGAAGACTACTGATGCGTCCCAGTCGATTTTTCGTGACCACGATCAATTCCAGAGACGTAGCTAATAGGCGACTTGTGGACACATGACCCGTGGTGGAGGTTTTTCTTAAGTAGCGAGGGTGGGGAGGCTGCCGAACGAGACAAGAGGTAGTCAGGGAGACTGTGGTGTggcagggggaagggggagggaggggggggcatAAGCGCGATATACGGCCACTAAGCGAGCACTGTGCGCCAGATGAGGCGCCTGGTTTGGTGAGATGGAGTGTGCGAACGTCCTTGCGAGGTGCGGGGCGTTCTATAAGAGCTTTGGACGACAGTTAATACGGTAAGCCAGAACACTGAACTGTGGGGGACTGTGCTGGGGCTGCAGTTCGTTATACACTCatagtcataaattaaggataatgctgatacatgatgaaacaacgctccaGTGGGCGGTTTGGGGGTTtaagtcacctcggggtatgaccacgcggtgcatttgacctgcggtcgtcggatggtggagctggcagcagtccacatacgcagaggtgtgttgctgcatgtcagagtacggtgcagcgagtaagtgtgcagacgttttcagtcgtgctagtggtgactgtgtgttgaaaatggctcaaagaacacatagtgatgacgttatgaggggtaggatACTAGGGCGACTGGTGCTGGTCAAACAGAGAAGGTCCtatcacgggccctccgtgtgccacaaagtgtaatctcgagatcatggcaacgattccagcagaaaggaaacgtgtcccgtacggacgtccacagtgtacaacaccacaagaagaccaatatcgcaCCAGCCGTGTCCGccaaggagtactgcaggtagtcttgttctggaccttaccgcagcctctggaacagttgtctccagacacacagtctacagacgactgaacagacatggtttattcacccggagatctgcaaggtgcattccactgaaccctggtcacaggagaacctccaaagcctggtgtcaagaacgcagtacatggtcatcggaacagtggtcctaggttataTTCATGGACGAGACAGTGATTcgtgccgggttttcatctggcgtgaatccagaaccagataccaaccccttaatgtccttgaaagggacttgtatggaggtcgtactttgatggtgtggggtgggattatgattggtgtacgtacaccccTGAATGTTTTTCGCAGAGGAACTGTAACGGGTCAGGTGtagcgggacgtcattttgcaccagtacgtccgtcTTTTCAGGTGTGCCGTTGagtcctaccttcctcctgatggataataacacacgccccccccccctcctccccgccaCGCCTCTGAGCTGCCGTCGTAGAGGACTACCTTGAAACAGTGGCTTGCCTGCTCTctagatctaaaccccatcgacaGGAATCGGTGCAAGAATggcaggctataccccagcagctgctcgaccacctggcccgcagtgtgccaacccgttgtgcggcctgtgtacttgtgcatgaagatcatatcccatattgatgtcggggtacatgcgcaggaaacagtggcgttttgttgtacatgtgtttcgggactgttttctcaacttatcaccaacaccgtggacttacagatctgtgccatgtgtgttccctatgtgcctaagctattagcgccagttctgtgtagcgccatgttgtgtggcaccacatattgcgattatccttaatttatgagcatgagtgtagctttgGACGACAGTTAATATGGTAAGCCAGAACACTGAACTGTGGGGGACTGTATTGGGGCTGCGGCTAATTATAGACGTTATACAGTGTTTTCGCTGCAGCCATTGAATTTTGAATTTGTGTCCTTCTGGACAGTCCAAGATACTGACTGACAGTGTTAGTCTCACCTTATGGCTGAGTCAAGTGGTCAGGGGTACATTTCTTTCCTAAGTTTCTGGATTAAGAAAGAAGCTGTTTTGGCAACATGAACAAATTTTACGGCCAAGTTTAAATTTGTAAAAATAGTTGTAAGACTGTTCTGGTTCCCTGTGTTACAATCCACTGAGCACATTGCAGCTGATAATAAGAGCTCCTATGGAAGTACCTGTCATCCTAGGTGACTAATTTCACTTCTTTATTTGCTTTAGAAGCGTGGTTATACTCTGTGCATTGGATAGCATTGGATTGTTTGTAATCGCAAGCGGCCTGGCGCTGGTTTGATGACTCATTGTCCAGGCGACGGATTGGTGCATTTTCTGACTGCAGTTCTGTGATAGTGGTACTCGAATTTTTCGTGATTCAGATTTACAGAAAAACTTTTTACTGCTTTGTGTTTCATTAAGGTATTGGCACTATTTATCAGTGATTAGAAGTTTTGATTACTGCCAGTATATAATTCTTTGACtgctatgtgtgtgttttctaaacTCTAATGTAAGGTATTACTTGAAAGTTTATTGATGCTTGTCTCACAAGGTGGCCTGTGGATGTTTGTTGACACTAAAATTTTTGGGTTAACGGCTTGAATTTCTAGGAGTAATTTCATTGTACGGACAGAGGTCTCATAAAAGCTGTTTAATGATGTCTTAAGCGGATTGATGCACAACCAGTTAAACAAAATTGTTCTTTTTTATTAAGAAAAGAGGTTAAGGTATCTGTAGGCTACTAATTTTTTTGATTATTTTATGCCTTCTGCACTATTATTAATGTTACTGTAATTTGGTCCATAGTATTTCCTTTAAATGAATGTTTTTATTGACCTGAAGTTCCACTAATGTGTATCTTAAATACCAAAGAATGAAATCTTTATTTTAATAAGGGCTGTGttaaccggccagtgtggccgagcggttctaggcgcttcagtctggaaccgcgcaacctctacggtcgcaggttcgaatcctgcctctggcatggatgtatgtgatgtccttaggttagttaggtttaagaagttctaatttctaggggactaacgacctcagatgttaagtcccatagtgctcagagccttttgaaccatttttgactgtgttAATAAATCAAATATCTGGAGAGAAGGTATAGCAGCTTTCACCATAGGAACCTACCTGACCTACCTGCTCAAGTGGTCTAGAGGTTTTAAAGGAGTGTCCATTTCAACTACCCTTCAATTTAGCTGTTGCTGTTTACCTGCAACTAGGACCAGCAAGACTGTCTGCATTCTAACACTCAGTCACAGGGATTGTTATCATACACTGCCAAGAGACAGCATAGTTATTAGGTTTCATTGTATTagttttagtaatcgcgaaagcgttacggagatgatagataaactccagtggaagactctgcaagagagacgctcagtagctcggtacgtgcttttgttgaagtatcgagaacataccctcatcgaggagtcaagcagcatattgcaccctcctacgtatatctcgcgaagagaccatgagggtaaaatcagcccacacagaggcatactgacaatctttctttccacgaacaatacgagactggaatagaagggagaaccgatagaagttctCAAGGGacgctcctccacacaccgtcagatggcttggacagtatggatgtagatgtacatgtaggagTGCCATGCATTAAACTGTACCGAAGTTAAGTACCATTTTGCAACGTATTCTTAATAAccgttatttgttatttcttattgcGATGCAACGTTTGTGTTATAGAGTGCTCTGTTGAGCAAGTACTAATTAGCAAGCATGTAAAAGTTACCTTCATTGAACTACAGCAGTTTTGTGCTTCTGTGGATGTTTGGACTGCATTAATAGTAGCATTCAATTACTACATTCACAAAATATGGTCGAACACTTTCTAGGAATGGAATAGACAATACAGCATCATGTTCTGACTTATGCACAAATTCcttacatttaaaatgaaaatatttttatattttttacttgtCCCGCATCCTTGGGAACCATTTTACTTGAAATCTACGGATGATACATTTCCATATTTGTTTTTCTCTATAAATATTTGTTGTGTATTCTTTTTTTGTGACATGTTCAACGTCCTGAAGAATCTCCTCGCTATGGCTCTATTGGAACTAAAAGTGCGCCTCATGTAATCTAGTTGTTTGGTGTAAGGGATATTGTATTGTTTATATTTATGGTAAATTGCGTGGATTTCTTCAGTGGCAAACAAGCGTTTaacagaataaaacaaaataacagtAGGTTACaactttttattattgttgttacaaaactgtatcattatttaaataatggttTCGATGTCGAGTACATGACAGTTTAAAGCGTATTAGAATTACGTACATTCATTTGGATAGTAGAACATCCCATAGCGCTGAGTTCGGTTGTAATATACGTTAATACCCGTTATCAGCGCAGTCATAATGCAAAGCTTAGGTCATGAATTGCAACAAGTAGTCTgtgtaaaagtaataaattaacGATTTCAGCAATTGAACTTCAGATGTTTTCCTGCAAGGCGAACGGAAGAACGACATTTGTGAAGGATAATGTTTGCTTCCGTCATAGGACACAACGTGAGTTTGTCAGATGTCCACATTGAAAAGAAGAACtgcttggaaatttgtgttaggctCTATCACACGACACAGAACACAGAACATGCAGTCTTGTGTCTCGTAGATCGCAGACATTTCGTGCTCTGTACACTAAGGCATCAGCAGCTCAGGGACCACGGTAAGGGCTGGAGTAACCGCCGTAGGTGCTGCCATATCCTCTGTAGCCACCGTATCCGCCGCTGTACAGACCATATCCTCCAGGTCTGTAGCCTCCATATCCACCATAGCTACCCGATCCACCGTAGCCACCGTACCCACCTGATCCACCATAACCACTTGATCCACCATAACCGCCATACCCCCCATAGCTACCTCCATAGCCATCATATCCACCATATCCTCCATAGCCACCATAACCGCCAGTTGGTCTGTAGCCACCAGATCCTCCATAACCACCATAGCCACCAGATGGTCTGTAGCCACCATAGCCTACAGATGGCCTATACCCACCGTATCCTCCATAGCCTCCAGAGGGTCTGTAGCCACCATAGCCCCCACTGCCTCCGTATCCACCATATCCGGTAGTACCATAACCATCATAGCCTCCATATCCACTGTACCCACCATACCCACCATATCCTCCATAACCACCGTACCCTCCAGAGCCCCTGTATCCACCATATCCTCCATAGCCACTGCTGCCATATCCTCTGTAACCACCATAGCCGCCATAACCCGTGAGGGGATAACCCCGGTATGCGTCATAGGAATCGTAGTCCAGTGCTgtgaacaaaaaaagaaatgtcAGATTTTCAGTACGGTACTTACGTAAATATTTATTGACAACATAGCCATAATGTACAAGTCAAGGTTATGAACTGCAACAAGCAGACGCTgtagaagcaaaataaataaaggatTTTTAGCCATTAAACTTCAGCTGTGGTAGTAGGTAATAAACAGCACCATGCACATATAATGAAAAGGTTTGAATACCAATCTTTTTAACCTCAGAAATATCTTATGAATTGTAGAAGTGTCTTTGATATAAAGCCAGAATGCGAAAAGAATTACTCTAAATCTCTAATTTCTTATTCTGCAAGGATTGCATCAAGTATTGTGCAGTAGGGGCCTCAATATCATAGTTCAATGTTAGATCAATatggcattttttttaaattttggtagaCACCAGGTATATTGGCACATTGTTTAAGACAGTAGAGTTACATCCGGAAGTGCTTCAATATTCTCTTCCCCTCACTTTCCCAACCAAAATCTATGAATTGATGTTTAGAGAAACAACTGTAGTGGCAATTACAACGTTCCGAAAGCTGCGCGCTGCTGCTAATTTTCGCTCACTGATATTTTTTTTTACGACAGAAATATGCAGCGTGTCCCCAAAACCTGTTAGCAGAGTAATTAATGGACAGTATCGGATTGAGACGAACACAGTCGTTGCACACATATTAATAAGGTAAAACTGTAACACCAACTCTTGAACAATATATTACGTGAAATAAAGGTACAGAGCGTCCATACTTACACCATCAGCAATACGGAGGATATTTCAGCAAACGTGGCATAGTTTCTAAATTCTTTCACCAACAACAAATCTGGCACGGTTCGTGACTCCACAAGTACAACTGGCTTATGTGGAAGTTGCTTTGGGCAGAACAGAAAGGGAAACCCGTCCCctctaagaaaaataaataataacctgAACTTTCTAAGCGGAGACTAAAATCACAGAAGGATGCAATACTCCCTACGTCCATTCACAGACAGCCTCAGTCCGCATACATGTGtgacgaatatcctctcgttccaagagttttTTCACCTGCGCTGTCCGATGCGgtcgtgaattgtcatccatgcaaATGACATCAAATTCGAATGCAtctctgaaaagacgcacatagggAACTAGTACAGTGGCACAATAATGTTGACCGGTGGTTATACCATGCGATGGGGCGAAGAGCGTAGGAACTGGAACAAAGAGTAGCGGGGTCACGTGCTGTTTTCCGGTGAGAGTAGACACTGTCTgcatagtgattctggacgtatgaTCGAGGGGCTagaggtgaaatgaaatgaaatgatcgtacggcattgttggccgggagaccccatgcggacGGTGTGTTCGGCagccgaaattgcaagtcctttttagctgacgcccgacttgcgagtcgatgatgatgaaatgatgatgaaagacacacaacactcagtcattccccgccgggaatcgaaaccgggaccccgtgcgcgggaaacgagaacgctaccgcaagaccacgagctgtggacggggCTAGAAGTGAGAACATGTAATACACCTCGGaacattgtcaaaaatggttcaaatggctctgagcactatgggacttaacttctgaggtcatcagtcccctagagcttagaactacttaaacctaactaacctaaggacatcacacacatccatgcccgaagcaggattcgaacctgtgaccgcagcagccacgtggttccagactgaagtgcctaagcCGCTCGGTCACCGCGTCCGGCAGGAACATTGTCGATTATAATCGTTTTGGTGGTTTGGTGTTATGATATGGAGAGTTTTAATGATATATGGGCGCACTGACCTTcaagtctttgaacacggtacgTCCACCGGCCAATGTTACTGTGACAATGTATTTTCATttcccatgtgcatcttttcagaggTGTATTCGGccctgaattcatttttatggacgacaatgcgcgaccgcatcgaatggTGCAGGTGGAGGATCTCTTGGGAcgaaaggatattcggcgaatgaactgGCATGACAAGTGGAGACCCACCATGAGGagtctttcaaactctgccaggtggtgataatgctgtctcatacgaTTACGTGACATCTCCATATCTTTCATATACTCTCTCAATATCTGACACTCTTCTGGCTCCTTATACTACGTACTGGGCCTGGTGTCAACAACACTAAATACGACCACGCTCACAGGACCGACCGAAATCTCTATCCGTTCCCTGAGCCGGAGTGCTTACGGTGACAGCTCGTGACAAgtgggaaatcctggttcgagtcccggtccagcacaaattttcatatttttccacTTAACTGTGCTGTGGGACTATATTCGCaatctgcaaatacatttcatgatcTAATACGCCTATCGGACGTCGATCGTCGATAGCCTCTACAGACACAATCAAGTACAGACACTGCACTAATGTATCTCATCGATATGCCTCTTGGATCTGGAGTTTGCCACACTTTGGTGGATGGAATCAGGTAATATATTGCTGCTGAAATTATAATCAAATGTTTACGTTAATGTCATATTGTGGCTCGCCAGTACAGTGACAGAGCTGTGGGTTTCGTTAATGccttatatctacactcctggaaatggaaaaaagaacacattgacaccggtgtgtcagacccaccatacttgctccggacacagcgagagggctgtacaagcagtgatcacacgcacggcacagcggacacaccaggaaccgcggtgttggccgtcgaatggcgctagctgcgcagcatttgtgcaccgccgccgtcagtgtcagccagtttgccgtggcacacggagctccatcgcagtctttaacactggtagcatgccgcgacagcgtggacgtgaaccgtatgtgcagttgacggactttaagcgagggcgtatagtgggcatgcgggaggccgggtggacgtaccgccgaattgctcaacacgtggggcgtgaggtctccacagtacatcgatgttgtcgccagtggtcggcggaaggtgcacgtgcccgtcgacctgggaccggaccgcagcgacgtacggatgcacgccaagaccgtaggatcctacgcagtgccgtaggggaccgcaccgccacttcccagcaaattagggacactgttgctcctggggtatcggcgaggaccattcgcaaccgtctccatgaagctgggctacggtcccgcacaccgttaggccgtcttccgctcacgccccaacatcgtgcagcccgcctccagtggtgtcgcgacaggcgtgaatggagggacgaatggatgagagtcgcttctgccttggtgccaatgatggtcgtatgcgtgtttggcgccgtgcaggtgagcgccacaatcaggactgaatatggccgaggcacacagggccaacacccggcatcatggtgtggggaacgatctcctacactggccgtacacctctggtgatcgtcgaggggacactgaaaagtgcacggtacatccaaaccgtcagcgaacccatcgttctaccattcctagaccggcaagggaacttgctgttccaacaggacaatgcacgtccgcatgtatcccgtgccacccaacgtgctctataaggtgtaagtcaactaccctggccagcaagatctccggatctgtcccccattgagcatgtttgggactggatgaagcgtcgtctcacgcggtgtgcacgtccagcacggacgctggtccaactgatgcgccaggtggaaatggcatggagagccgttccacaggactacatccagcatctctacgatcgtctccatgggagaatagcagcctgcattgctgcgaaaggtggatatacactgtactagtgccgacattgtgcatgctctgttgcctgtgtctatgtgcctgtggttctgtcagtgtgatcatgtgatgtatctgaccccaggaatgtgtcaataaagtttcaccttcctgggacaatgaattcacggtgttcttatttcaatttccaggagtgtatgatcatagTTATGAGACGTAAAAAGCAACGTATGCAAAGAtcattgtaataataaaaaaagacagtGGGCAAGTTGCTGATCGTGAACACGGAAACCATCTTGCTGAAGCTTCAGAGAAAGCTCAAAAGTTTTAAGAATCATATGAAGATTAAAATTATGGCACGGTGTTGTACCTAGATGATAGTGTACGTGGGAAGACATGATGCACTTCGTCTGTACTTCATTATTGTGACAGATTTTAGAGTCACATGAAGTGATATTGGCCGAAATGAAAGAGCTCAATTGATATAAGACTTTCACACAGCAGATATTAACCACACAGTAAGGATGTCATCAAGAGTGTCTTTCGTCTTTCATTCCATATCAACTGTGTTTGCAATTTAACCTAAGACAATGGCgcataaagtggctatcagaaacAGTGCGGCACCACCTCTTCTGACCCTGCCTCCCAACCTTAACGATGAAGAGTTCTGCGGTCACGAGGTTTCTCATCTGCTAGCTCGTAACTGCATGGCACCGTAGATTAGTGCTCCCCAGCTTACGGTGTAAAATTCAAATTGTTGGAGGGAAAGTTCGCAAAGGTAAAGCCAACTAAATAGGAAAGGTTTCGATTATTCGCAGCTGTTGGGCATCTACTACACGGTCTGCCGCCTACGTTCCACATCaaggtgcaataaccactcacagaaggaGAGGggcagcaatagcagtggagggtatgtaaagcctgtcgggggacgcggaaaacagtacgTTCGTTGTCTTAATTGAAGAATGGAGCGAtttttctgacgtccaaaagagcatgatcattggcttccgggGCAAGTGTGGAAGCATTTTCCGAAcgattaagtttgtaaactgttccgtgccgtcgtggttaaagtacaccatgTACGGTATACTATCGAGACAACG is a window of Schistocerca gregaria isolate iqSchGreg1 chromosome 8, iqSchGreg1.2, whole genome shotgun sequence DNA encoding:
- the LOC126283982 gene encoding uncharacterized protein LOC126283982, whose product is MERNHLHKALTALAVLAAVLGVATTAATVGTERSINNAARSDDVKEKSDLETEASSRSLDYDSYDAYRGYPLTGYGGYGGYRGYGSSGYGGYGGYRGSGGYGGYGGYGGYGGYSGYGGYDGYGTTGYGGYGGSGGYGGYRPSGGYGGYGGYRPSVGYGGYRPSGGYGGYGGSGGYRPTGGYGGYGGYGGYDGYGGSYGGYGGYGGSSGYGGSGGYGGYGGSGSYGGYGGYRPGGYGLYSGGYGGYRGYGSTYGGYSSPYRGP